The following proteins are encoded in a genomic region of Nicotiana sylvestris chromosome 4, ASM39365v2, whole genome shotgun sequence:
- the LOC138890246 gene encoding uncharacterized protein, translating to MSKLCPRFIRPFEILDRVGEVAYRLALPQSLTAVHIVFHVSMLRKYHGDPSHVLDFSTVRLDNDLYYEDEPVAILDRQVRQLRSKSFPYVRVQWRGQPPKASTWESEFDMRGRCPHLFPDSDLSLFKICFTSFLITPDYFDLNNLYLPESGMVILG from the exons atgAGCAAGCTTTGCCCTAGGTTCATtcgcccgtttgagattcttgatcgagtgggagaggtggcttatagacttgcattgccgcagAGCTTAACAGCCGTGCAtatagtgtttcatgtgtctatgcttcggaagtatcatggtgatccatctcacgtgttagatttcagcactgtccggTTGGACAATGACTTGTATTATGAGgatgagccggtagctattctagaccggcaggttcgtcagttgagatcgaagagttttccttatgttcgtgttcagtggagaggtcagcctcctaaggcatcgacctgggagtccgagtttgaTATGCGGGGCCGTtgtccccatcttttccccgactcag ATTTATCGTTGTTCAAGATTTGCTTTACTAGCTTCCTCATTACACCTGATTACTTCGATCTTAACAACTTATACCTGCCAGAAAGTGGAATGGTAATCCTAGGATAA